From a single Solanum dulcamara chromosome 4, daSolDulc1.2, whole genome shotgun sequence genomic region:
- the LOC129884434 gene encoding uncharacterized protein LOC129884434 codes for MEDLEREFEEENFYEEGRFERSFNATIIALIPKKKGARELRDFRITFSLIGSIYKLFSKVLTERLKRVMAKLVDSQQLAFIKGRQIMDAALIANEVIDSRLNLKKPVILCKLDIEKAYDHVNWGFLWIC; via the exons ATGGAAGATTTAGAAAGGGAATTTGAAGAGGAG AATTTCTATGAGGAAGGAAGGTTTGAAAGAAGTTTCAATGCTACCATCATAGCTCTTATTCCAAAGAAGAAAGGTGCTAGAGAATTAAGGGACTTCAGAATTACCTTCAGCCTGATAGGTAGTATCTACAAGCTATTCTCCAAAGTGCTTACCGAAAGACTGAAAAGAGTGATGGCTAAGCTTGTGGACTCACAACAACTGGCATTCATCAAAGGAAGGCAAATTATGGATGCTGCCCTCATAGCAAATGAAGTCATAGACTCCAGGCTGAACTTGAAGAAACCAGTAATCCTATGCAAATTAGACATTGAGAAAGCATATGATCATGTCAATTGGGGCTTTCTATGGATCTGCTAG